From one Microbacterium sp. 10M-3C3 genomic stretch:
- the sepF gene encoding cell division protein SepF, which translates to MSNPLKKTMVYLGLADEEETFEEVAPQPAGRKQAQVVEKAAPVTPIHRPAVVRQPTAGPISEILTVHPKQYRDAQVIAENFRDGVPVIINLSQMSDADARRLIDFASGLSMGLFGRIERVTSKVFLLSPENIAVSGDGAVAQADPESVAFAQP; encoded by the coding sequence ATGTCGAACCCGCTCAAGAAGACCATGGTCTACCTGGGTCTCGCGGACGAAGAGGAGACCTTCGAGGAGGTCGCCCCCCAGCCCGCCGGCCGCAAGCAGGCGCAGGTCGTCGAGAAGGCCGCCCCCGTGACGCCGATCCACCGGCCCGCGGTCGTCCGCCAGCCGACGGCGGGTCCGATCAGCGAGATCCTCACGGTGCACCCCAAGCAGTACCGCGACGCGCAGGTCATCGCCGAGAACTTCCGCGACGGCGTGCCCGTGATCATCAACCTCTCGCAGATGAGCGACGCCGACGCGCGCCGCCTCATCGACTTCGCGAGCGGTCTGTCGATGGGCCTGTTCGGGCGCATCGAGCGCGTGACGAGCAAGGTCTTCCTCCTCTCGCCCGAGAACATCGCGGTCTCCGGCGACGGTGCCGTGGCGCAGGCGGACCCCGAGTCCGTCGCGTTCGCGCAGCCGTAA
- a CDS encoding RluA family pseudouridine synthase, with amino-acid sequence MSESRSLPVPDGLDGVRVDAALAKLLGFSRTFAADVADAGGVEQDGRVVTRSDRLRGGAWLTVTWTPKREPEVVPVAVPDLGIAYDDDDIVVVDKPAGVAAHPSLGWEGPTVLGALAAAGFRIATTGAAERQGVVHRLDVGTSGLMVVAKTETAYTALKRAFKEREVEKIYHAIVQGHPDPLAGTIDAPIGRHATHSWKFAVTPAGKDSVTHYETLEAFRGAALLEVHLETGRTHQIRVHMAAHRHPCVGDPLYGADPTLSARLGLTRQWLHARELGFAHPATGEWVSFTSAYPADLARALEILRAE; translated from the coding sequence GTGAGCGAGTCGCGGAGCCTTCCCGTCCCCGACGGTCTCGACGGGGTGCGGGTGGACGCGGCGCTCGCGAAGCTCCTCGGCTTCTCGCGCACGTTCGCGGCCGACGTGGCCGACGCGGGCGGCGTCGAGCAGGACGGGCGCGTCGTGACCCGGTCCGATCGCCTGCGCGGCGGCGCGTGGCTGACGGTCACGTGGACGCCCAAGCGCGAGCCCGAGGTCGTCCCCGTCGCCGTCCCCGACCTCGGCATCGCCTACGACGACGACGACATCGTCGTGGTCGACAAGCCCGCCGGCGTCGCCGCGCACCCGTCGCTCGGGTGGGAGGGGCCGACGGTGCTCGGCGCCCTCGCGGCGGCCGGCTTCCGCATCGCCACGACGGGCGCGGCCGAGCGGCAGGGCGTCGTGCACCGCCTCGACGTGGGTACGAGCGGGCTCATGGTCGTGGCCAAGACCGAGACGGCGTACACCGCGCTCAAGCGCGCGTTCAAGGAGCGCGAGGTGGAGAAGATCTACCACGCCATCGTCCAGGGCCACCCCGATCCGCTCGCGGGCACGATCGATGCCCCGATCGGCCGTCACGCGACGCACTCGTGGAAGTTCGCGGTCACCCCCGCGGGCAAGGACTCCGTCACGCACTACGAGACGCTCGAGGCCTTCCGCGGCGCCGCGCTGCTGGAGGTGCACCTCGAGACGGGGCGCACGCACCAGATCCGCGTCCACATGGCGGCGCACCGGCATCCGTGCGTGGGAGACCCCCTCTACGGGGCCGACCCGACGCTGTCCGCGCGGCTCGGGCTCACGCGCCAATGGCTCCACGCGCGCGAGCTCGGCTTCGCGCACCCGGCGACGGGGGAGTGGGTGTCCTTCACCTCGGCGTATCCCGCCGACCTCGCGCGGGCGCTGGAGATCCTCCGCGCCGAGTGA
- a CDS encoding YggT family protein, which produces MDVLRVVATVLNTLLFLYMLVLLVRLVLEYIPMFNRSWRPRGAGLVAAELVYTVTDPPIRLFRRFIPPLRVGPVAIDFAFALTMLLCFILLGVTRAIASA; this is translated from the coding sequence GTGGACGTGCTCCGCGTCGTCGCCACGGTCCTCAACACGCTGCTCTTCCTGTACATGCTCGTGCTGCTCGTGCGGCTCGTGCTCGAGTACATCCCGATGTTCAACCGGTCCTGGCGTCCGCGCGGCGCGGGGCTGGTCGCGGCCGAGCTCGTCTACACGGTCACCGACCCGCCCATCCGCCTGTTCCGCCGGTTCATCCCGCCGTTGCGCGTGGGTCCCGTGGCCATCGACTTCGCCTTCGCGCTGACGATGCTGCTGTGCTTCATCCTGCTCGGGGTCACGCGCGCGATCGCCTCCGCCTGA
- a CDS encoding YggS family pyridoxal phosphate-dependent enzyme, producing MDHALADRLAAVDARIADAARAAGRDPGGITRIVVTKFHPATLVHDLYDLGVRDVGENRQQELTAKAAELADLADLRWHFIGQAQTNKARAIRAAASVVHSVDREKLADAFAAAAAPDAAALDVLVQINLTDDPGRGGVAPAAVTALAEHVVTHPSLRLRGVMAVAPLDEDPAAAFERLRACADDVRSVAPTATWISAGMTGDFPEAVAMGATHLRIGSAITGPRPVHP from the coding sequence GTGGATCACGCCCTGGCCGACCGCCTCGCGGCCGTCGACGCGCGCATCGCCGACGCCGCGCGCGCGGCCGGCCGCGATCCGGGGGGCATCACGCGCATCGTGGTCACCAAGTTCCACCCCGCGACCCTCGTGCACGACCTGTACGACCTCGGCGTCCGCGACGTGGGGGAGAACCGGCAGCAGGAGCTCACCGCCAAGGCGGCGGAGCTCGCCGACCTCGCCGACCTGCGCTGGCACTTCATCGGCCAGGCGCAGACCAACAAGGCGCGCGCGATCCGTGCCGCCGCATCCGTCGTCCACTCGGTCGACCGGGAGAAGCTCGCGGACGCCTTCGCGGCGGCCGCCGCCCCGGATGCCGCGGCGCTCGACGTGCTCGTGCAGATCAACCTCACCGACGATCCCGGCCGCGGCGGCGTCGCCCCGGCCGCGGTCACGGCCCTCGCCGAGCATGTCGTGACGCACCCGTCGCTGCGTCTGCGCGGCGTCATGGCGGTCGCGCCGCTGGACGAGGACCCCGCCGCGGCGTTCGAGCGGCTGCGCGCGTGCGCCGACGACGTGCGCTCCGTCGCTCCGACGGCCACGTGGATCTCCGCCGGCATGACCGGCGACTTCCCCGAAGCCGTCGCGATGGGCGCGACACACCTGCGGATCGGCTCCGCAATCACGGGCCCGAGGCCCGTCCACCCTTAG
- the lspA gene encoding signal peptidase II gives MRSRAPLRKAAAGTLIAILAVLVLAADQFTKFLAIQNLPPEESVPILGPVLQFFLIRNSGAAFSLGQGVTWIFTIALAAVAVAIVWLAATRVASRAWAVVLGLLLGGVLGNLTDRLLRAPGFAVGHVVDFISTPWMMPAIYNVADIFIVTMMIGVALLVLIGLRLDGTREPRTVHDDDEDEDDAPGVAGAPARDGETPEPGPRA, from the coding sequence GTGCGCAGCCGGGCACCCCTGCGGAAGGCGGCGGCCGGCACCCTCATCGCGATCCTCGCGGTGCTGGTGCTGGCCGCCGACCAGTTCACCAAGTTCCTCGCCATTCAGAACCTTCCCCCCGAGGAGAGCGTGCCGATCCTCGGACCGGTGCTGCAGTTCTTCCTGATCCGCAACTCGGGAGCGGCGTTCTCGCTCGGCCAGGGCGTGACGTGGATCTTCACGATCGCCCTCGCCGCGGTCGCGGTCGCGATCGTGTGGCTTGCGGCGACGCGGGTCGCGTCGCGCGCGTGGGCGGTCGTCCTGGGCCTCCTCCTCGGCGGCGTCCTGGGCAACCTGACCGACCGGCTGCTGCGGGCCCCGGGCTTCGCGGTCGGGCACGTCGTCGACTTCATCTCGACGCCGTGGATGATGCCCGCGATCTACAACGTCGCCGACATCTTCATCGTGACGATGATGATCGGCGTCGCGCTGCTCGTCCTGATCGGGCTGCGGCTGGACGGCACGCGGGAGCCGCGCACCGTCCACGACGACGATGAGGACGAGGACGACGCACCCGGCGTCGCGGGCGCGCCGGCGCGCGACGGCGAGACGCCCGAGCCCGGCCCGCGCGCGTGA
- a CDS encoding DivIVA domain-containing protein translates to MPLTPDDVVTKQFQHVRFKEGFDPDEVDDFLDEIVVEWRKTIAENEELKAKLAAYESGETPAAEAPAETVVSEVPAPVETPAPAPAPAAAGDPAAASAGIIELAQRLHDEHVAEGKAQRDQLISEAQTRAAAIVAEAEAKGRDEIARLEKERAALEARISELNTFERDYRAQLRSYIEGKLRDLDTTATPSGSTPVSAIGL, encoded by the coding sequence ATGCCATTGACTCCCGATGACGTCGTCACCAAGCAGTTCCAGCACGTCCGGTTCAAGGAGGGCTTCGACCCGGACGAGGTGGACGACTTCCTCGACGAGATCGTCGTCGAGTGGCGTAAGACCATCGCCGAGAACGAGGAGCTGAAGGCCAAGCTCGCGGCATACGAGTCCGGTGAGACCCCCGCCGCCGAGGCGCCCGCCGAGACCGTCGTCAGCGAGGTGCCCGCGCCCGTCGAGACGCCGGCGCCCGCACCCGCGCCCGCCGCGGCCGGCGACCCCGCCGCCGCATCCGCCGGCATCATCGAGCTCGCGCAGCGCCTGCACGACGAGCACGTCGCCGAGGGCAAGGCGCAGCGCGACCAGCTCATCTCCGAGGCCCAGACCCGCGCCGCCGCGATCGTCGCCGAGGCCGAGGCGAAGGGCCGCGACGAGATCGCGCGCCTGGAGAAGGAGCGCGCCGCGCTCGAGGCCCGCATCTCCGAGCTCAACACGTTCGAGCGCGACTACCGCGCGCAGCTGCGCAGCTACATCGAGGGCAAGCTCCGCGACCTCGACACCACCGCCACGCCGTCCGGTTCGACCCCGGTGTCGGCGATCGGCCTCTAG